A window of Tepidisphaeraceae bacterium contains these coding sequences:
- a CDS encoding malectin domain-containing carbohydrate-binding protein, with translation MFVHKAAMFAALDRASRPVVEGLEARQLFCADVHAFGDPAAHDASQDLSVMSASAAAAGTTFRVNAGGSSYTDAQGQVWAAGDNASTTGFSGGTSSSYTIAVADTTDDRLYYDRRWGADFGFNRSVANGNYTLRLHFVEPVMSGANQRVFSV, from the coding sequence ATGTTTGTTCATAAGGCTGCGATGTTCGCTGCGCTCGATCGCGCGTCACGTCCGGTGGTCGAAGGCCTGGAGGCCCGCCAGTTGTTTTGTGCCGATGTGCACGCGTTCGGCGACCCCGCGGCTCACGATGCGTCGCAGGACCTGTCGGTGATGTCCGCCAGCGCCGCGGCCGCCGGGACGACGTTCCGCGTGAACGCCGGCGGCTCCTCCTACACCGATGCGCAGGGGCAGGTCTGGGCGGCCGGTGACAATGCCAGCACCACGGGATTCAGCGGTGGCACGAGCAGCAGCTATACGATTGCCGTCGCCGATACGACGGACGATCGCCTGTACTACGACCGCCGCTGGGGCGCCGACTTCGGATTCAACCGCAGCGTTGCCAATGGCAACTACACGCTACGCCTGCACTTCGTCGAGCCCGTGATGTCCGGCGCCAACCAGCGCGTGTTCAGCGTG
- a CDS encoding choice-of-anchor D domain-containing protein, whose amino-acid sequence MTSRTSKKIASPLASAVRSVVEPLEGRTLFAVNLPFQLDWSPSETRSGLAGNNGAETGFELVNGPAFNASLVNVDSANGDLRLTSTPTTPYDATNSLVNNLVNEFDAGEQFSVTTRIEDLTTALATSGRQAGLWFGPDQDNYVKLVVVSTPKGSRLQFQDERAVGPVSVHTATTAQTFTTLTGTIESVELRLDGTRNATTGVSTVAAYYKVNNAPTFTKLPLEYTFTGEQAEQFFNEESRAGIVAMHRASSSAYAFAFDRFAITSVPGPGGPVLSPSATDAYYNETINDSSTSAQTFTFTNTGTTALTLGGSAVTLSGPNAGLFTIVSNTLPATLAAGQSGQVQVAFRPTGSDNIANRGLKTATLNVASATDTASVNLRALATAVSGEDAEPSLQRVLDLYQIPIVTGDTDPDDAELYDDEEPLAAVTDEVAASRLVKAGAGPVTIETLGAFAVPENVSVRLGYYRSGSPLERTQLGTIKGDDSQSVNATLQGPTSFDPGTGAFSLYGTFPGNSASGTRFMNADGGGTGLAAGGSPRDVFAEDQLNTWDPASPHKIRFYPLKDAGGAVVPNAYVFAMEEYDLEFDSNDYIGIIRNVSIAPAAPEIGVVNPDPAPLANVLTFNNITNRDPADVNAPDNVVHDVVTLKVHNTGSQPLNISTIAATGPFLVSQPGPVTVAPGTSTDVTVTFTGTGLPALQTGVLTIASNDPDEPTKTFDLRGITQDRSEGTNERDLQTIVQAFGFGTVTGTPGQLNTLGQPTPVGDEIISPYWTSADGGEVVVRQLAAFHTQGNQSTIRWFTQAGTGVGQAAAPAPSNLRALNNSASATGNDILVTWTDNSTTETGFQIERSTNGGAYSVVGTVAPNVTTFTHSNQSAGTTHSYRVKAIAGDAGGIDTGYSNTASNGSVLSHVGVDAQSFYPRRANAATGYQPVAYFQPDAPFGFRLDEENSDDSLNTQENDDTTATPHRVRFYPAKTEAGVVIANTYIAVMDFNGINYDFNDNIYLISNIAPANAVAAPTAAAAYTDASGALNLDWADNVEAGVTGYNVYRSTDGATFALLNSAPLTASAFVDSTAVANTAYTYRVTAIGPNGESLPRTVAVNATGGYSTFAVGTLTLAQPATGSLAELTGLTSAVDVFANQ is encoded by the coding sequence GTGACCTCACGTACGTCCAAGAAAATCGCGTCTCCCCTGGCTAGCGCCGTCCGCTCCGTCGTCGAGCCGCTCGAGGGGCGTACCCTCTTCGCCGTCAACCTCCCCTTCCAGCTCGACTGGTCACCGTCGGAGACGCGCAGTGGCTTGGCCGGCAACAACGGCGCCGAGACGGGGTTCGAACTGGTGAACGGTCCGGCGTTCAACGCGTCGCTTGTCAACGTCGACAGCGCCAACGGTGACCTGCGCCTCACCTCGACGCCGACCACGCCGTACGACGCGACCAACTCGCTGGTCAACAACCTGGTCAACGAGTTCGACGCCGGCGAGCAGTTTTCGGTCACGACCCGCATTGAGGACCTGACGACCGCGCTGGCGACCTCCGGTCGGCAGGCGGGGCTCTGGTTCGGGCCCGATCAGGACAACTACGTGAAGCTGGTCGTCGTCTCGACCCCCAAGGGCTCGCGCCTGCAGTTCCAGGACGAACGCGCGGTCGGTCCGGTGTCGGTCCACACCGCCACTACCGCCCAGACCTTCACGACGCTCACCGGCACGATCGAGTCGGTCGAGCTGCGCCTCGACGGCACCCGCAACGCCACGACCGGCGTGTCGACGGTCGCCGCGTACTACAAGGTCAACAACGCCCCGACCTTCACGAAGCTGCCCTTGGAATACACCTTCACCGGTGAGCAGGCTGAGCAGTTCTTCAATGAAGAGTCGCGCGCCGGCATCGTCGCGATGCACCGCGCCAGCTCGTCGGCTTATGCGTTTGCGTTCGACCGGTTTGCGATCACAAGCGTTCCGGGCCCCGGCGGTCCTGTCTTGTCTCCGAGCGCCACAGACGCGTACTACAACGAGACCATCAACGACTCCAGCACGTCGGCGCAGACGTTCACGTTCACCAACACTGGCACGACCGCGCTCACGCTCGGCGGCAGCGCCGTCACGCTGAGCGGCCCGAACGCCGGCCTCTTCACGATCGTCAGCAACACGCTGCCCGCCACGCTGGCCGCGGGCCAATCTGGCCAAGTGCAGGTCGCGTTCCGCCCGACCGGTAGCGACAACATCGCCAACCGCGGCTTGAAGACCGCGACGCTGAACGTAGCCAGCGCCACCGACACCGCTTCGGTCAACCTCCGTGCCCTGGCGACCGCGGTCAGCGGTGAGGACGCCGAGCCGTCGCTGCAGCGCGTGCTGGACCTGTACCAGATTCCGATCGTCACCGGCGACACCGATCCGGACGATGCCGAGCTGTACGACGATGAAGAGCCGCTCGCGGCCGTCACCGACGAGGTCGCCGCCTCGCGCCTGGTGAAGGCCGGCGCCGGCCCGGTGACGATCGAGACGCTGGGCGCCTTCGCGGTGCCGGAGAACGTCTCGGTGCGCCTCGGCTACTACCGCTCGGGCAGCCCGCTGGAGCGCACGCAGCTGGGCACCATCAAGGGCGACGACTCGCAGAGCGTCAACGCGACGCTGCAGGGACCGACCTCGTTCGACCCGGGCACCGGTGCGTTCAGCCTGTACGGCACGTTCCCCGGCAACTCGGCATCCGGCACACGCTTCATGAACGCCGACGGTGGTGGCACCGGCCTGGCCGCCGGTGGCTCGCCACGCGACGTCTTCGCTGAGGACCAGCTCAACACGTGGGACCCGGCCTCGCCGCACAAGATCCGCTTCTACCCGCTGAAGGATGCTGGCGGCGCCGTGGTGCCCAACGCGTACGTCTTCGCGATGGAAGAGTACGACCTCGAGTTCGACAGCAACGACTACATCGGCATCATCCGCAACGTCAGCATCGCGCCAGCGGCCCCCGAGATCGGCGTGGTCAACCCCGATCCCGCGCCGTTGGCGAACGTGCTGACGTTCAACAACATCACCAATCGCGACCCGGCCGATGTCAACGCACCCGACAACGTCGTTCACGACGTCGTCACGCTGAAGGTCCACAACACCGGCAGCCAGCCGTTGAACATCAGCACCATCGCCGCGACCGGGCCGTTCCTGGTAAGCCAGCCTGGGCCCGTGACCGTGGCGCCCGGCACGTCGACCGACGTCACCGTGACCTTCACCGGCACCGGTCTCCCCGCCCTGCAGACGGGCGTGCTGACGATCGCCTCCAACGACCCCGACGAGCCGACCAAGACCTTCGACCTGCGCGGCATCACGCAGGACCGCAGCGAGGGCACCAACGAGCGCGACCTGCAGACGATCGTCCAGGCCTTCGGGTTCGGCACCGTCACCGGCACCCCGGGCCAGCTCAACACGCTCGGCCAGCCGACACCGGTCGGCGACGAGATCATCAGCCCCTACTGGACCAGCGCCGACGGTGGCGAGGTCGTCGTCCGCCAGCTGGCGGCGTTCCACACGCAGGGCAACCAGTCGACCATCCGCTGGTTCACCCAGGCCGGCACCGGCGTCGGGCAGGCCGCGGCGCCTGCGCCGTCCAACCTGCGGGCGCTCAACAATTCGGCGTCGGCCACGGGCAACGACATCCTGGTCACCTGGACCGACAACTCGACGACCGAGACCGGCTTCCAGATCGAACGCAGCACCAACGGTGGCGCCTACAGCGTCGTCGGCACCGTTGCGCCCAACGTCACGACCTTCACCCACAGCAACCAGTCGGCCGGCACCACGCACAGCTACCGTGTCAAGGCGATCGCCGGTGACGCCGGTGGCATCGATACCGGTTATTCGAACACGGCATCGAACGGCAGCGTGCTGTCGCACGTCGGGGTAGACGCCCAGTCGTTCTACCCGCGCCGCGCCAATGCCGCGACGGGCTACCAGCCGGTCGCCTATTTCCAGCCCGACGCGCCGTTCGGGTTCCGCTTGGACGAGGAGAACAGCGACGACTCGCTGAACACGCAGGAGAACGACGACACGACCGCCACGCCCCACCGCGTGCGGTTCTACCCTGCCAAGACCGAAGCGGGCGTCGTGATCGCCAACACCTACATTGCCGTCATGGACTTCAACGGCATCAACTACGACTTCAACGACAACATCTACCTGATCAGCAACATCGCCCCGGCCAACGCCGTGGCCGCCCCCACGGCGGCGGCGGCGTACACGGACGCCAGCGGCGCCTTGAACCTCGACTGGGCCGACAACGTCGAGGCCGGCGTCACCGGGTACAACGTCTACCGCTCGACCGACGGCGCGACGTTTGCGCTGTTGAACTCGGCACCGTTGACGGCGTCAGCGTTCGTCGACTCGACCGCGGTCGCCAACACCGCCTACACCTACCGGGTGACGGCGATCGGGCCCAACGGTGAGTCGCTGCCCCGCACGGTCGCCGTCAACGCGACCGGTGGGTACTCGACGTTCGCCGTAGGCACGCTGACGCTGGCCCAACCGGCCACCGGCAGTCTCGCCGAGCTGACCGGCCTGACCTCGGCGGTCGACGTGTTCGCGAACCAGTAA
- a CDS encoding right-handed parallel beta-helix repeat-containing protein translates to MKLHHLLVVACLLGVTSAFAATPAEDEAQINRLAAKMRTTAEQHGARASAAEQVAVDAGTRLSALADANAKLALEVDRLHAQLAKAPGATPSKVYVVPAGGDIAAALAKAKPGDAVNVEPGAITAGFVVPEGVTLDLTGSTFDGKGAKAIGLVRLAKNATIIGGTIRNFAAENERNKTTVIIAGDNATLRGTTLQDWTAGCPISWNLVDRPSFIDVTIRNIAGSAYLGGGGGDDGDKTVVGPLFENCTIADWNQGTEGGESGIGVNKITRTTGTTFRNCTFEGGRGRAIWLDINNRKFLIEGNTFRNLKPARHVWDPIGVCIELNPGDGGVIQNNTFEGFTKAATVSIEESSDIVVRNNKQNPDAFGEVRNMRNPKRDSGNRTYGYWVTENGKRVQKYVEVELKNVLFENNAGGKWTHLSIPKDFGPDPDALLKAQNVVYRNNK, encoded by the coding sequence ATGAAACTCCACCACTTGCTTGTCGTTGCCTGCCTGCTGGGCGTCACCAGCGCGTTCGCCGCCACGCCGGCCGAGGACGAGGCGCAGATCAACCGGCTGGCAGCCAAGATGCGCACGACCGCCGAGCAGCACGGCGCCCGCGCCAGCGCCGCCGAGCAGGTCGCCGTAGACGCGGGCACGCGATTGTCTGCGCTGGCCGACGCCAACGCGAAACTCGCGCTGGAGGTCGACCGCCTTCACGCGCAGCTCGCCAAGGCCCCCGGTGCCACACCGTCGAAGGTGTACGTCGTGCCGGCAGGTGGCGACATCGCCGCCGCGCTCGCCAAGGCCAAGCCAGGCGACGCCGTGAACGTCGAGCCCGGCGCGATCACCGCCGGTTTCGTTGTGCCTGAGGGCGTCACGCTCGACCTGACCGGCAGCACCTTCGACGGCAAGGGCGCCAAGGCGATCGGCCTCGTTCGCCTGGCCAAGAACGCGACGATCATCGGTGGCACGATCCGCAATTTCGCGGCTGAGAACGAGCGAAACAAAACGACCGTGATCATCGCCGGTGACAACGCGACCCTGCGGGGCACCACGCTGCAGGACTGGACGGCCGGTTGCCCGATCAGTTGGAACCTCGTCGATCGCCCCAGCTTTATCGACGTGACGATCCGCAACATCGCCGGGTCGGCCTACCTGGGTGGTGGCGGGGGTGACGACGGTGACAAGACCGTCGTCGGCCCGCTGTTCGAGAACTGCACGATCGCCGACTGGAACCAGGGCACCGAAGGTGGCGAGAGCGGCATCGGCGTGAACAAGATCACGCGCACGACCGGTACGACCTTCCGCAACTGCACCTTTGAGGGTGGGCGCGGGCGCGCGATCTGGCTGGACATCAACAACCGCAAGTTCCTTATCGAGGGCAACACGTTCCGCAACCTGAAGCCCGCCAGGCACGTCTGGGACCCGATCGGCGTCTGCATCGAACTGAACCCCGGCGACGGCGGCGTTATCCAGAACAACACCTTCGAGGGCTTCACCAAGGCCGCGACCGTCAGCATCGAGGAATCGTCCGACATCGTCGTGCGCAACAACAAGCAGAACCCCGACGCGTTCGGTGAGGTCCGCAACATGCGGAACCCAAAACGCGATTCGGGAAACCGCACCTACGGTTACTGGGTCACCGAGAACGGCAAACGCGTGCAGAAGTACGTCGAGGTCGAACTGAAGAACGTCCTGTTCGAAAACAACGCGGGCGGAAAGTGGACCCACCTGTCGATCCCCAAAGATTTCGGACCGGATCCCGATGCACTCCTGAAGGCGCAGAACGTCGTCTATCGCAACAACAAGTAG
- the atpD gene encoding F0F1 ATP synthase subunit beta: protein MPATGRITQVIGSTFDIEFPEDKLPAIYNAVKIEGNNDGQAIRLTGEVASHLGGGRVRAVALGSTDGLRRGMDCLDTGAPLSVPVGKETLGRVFNLLGEPIDNRGPVNAEASRPIHREPPEFMDLTPKAEVFETGIKVIDLLTPFLRGGKAGLFGGAGLGKTVVIQELIARIAQQHGGYSVFAGVGERTREGTDLWLEMQEAEIGSTGKHVIDQTVMVFGQMNEPPGARLRVALSALTMAEYFRDESGADTLLFIDNIFRFTQAGSEVSALLGRMPSAVGYQPTLATEMGELQERITSTKHGAITSVQAVYVPADDPTDPAPANAFAHLDAFIYLERSIASKGIYPAVDPLASASRALSADIVGEDHARIARKVQTMLQRYRDLQDIIAILGVDELSEEDKLIVSRARKLERFFSQPFIVAEQFTGKKGIYVKLADTLRSFEEIISGAADDLPEQAFLYVGSIDDVRSRAAEMAK, encoded by the coding sequence ATGCCCGCAACCGGACGCATTACGCAGGTCATCGGTTCGACGTTCGACATCGAGTTCCCCGAAGACAAACTGCCGGCCATCTACAACGCGGTGAAGATCGAGGGCAACAACGATGGGCAAGCCATCCGGTTGACCGGCGAGGTCGCCAGCCACTTGGGTGGTGGGCGCGTTCGCGCCGTGGCGCTCGGCAGCACCGACGGCCTCCGCCGTGGCATGGACTGCCTCGACACCGGCGCGCCACTGAGCGTGCCGGTCGGCAAGGAGACGCTCGGCCGCGTGTTCAACCTGCTCGGCGAGCCGATCGACAACCGCGGCCCGGTGAACGCCGAGGCGAGCCGCCCGATCCACCGTGAGCCACCCGAGTTCATGGATCTGACCCCCAAGGCCGAGGTGTTCGAGACCGGCATCAAGGTGATCGACCTGCTCACGCCGTTCCTTCGCGGCGGCAAGGCCGGCCTGTTCGGTGGCGCCGGGCTGGGCAAGACGGTCGTCATCCAGGAACTGATCGCCCGTATCGCCCAGCAGCACGGTGGTTATTCGGTGTTCGCCGGCGTGGGTGAGCGCACGCGTGAAGGCACCGACCTGTGGCTGGAAATGCAGGAGGCCGAGATCGGCAGCACCGGCAAGCACGTGATCGACCAGACCGTGATGGTCTTCGGCCAGATGAACGAGCCGCCGGGTGCGCGTCTCCGCGTCGCGCTGTCGGCCCTCACCATGGCCGAGTACTTCCGCGACGAGAGCGGCGCCGACACGCTGCTGTTCATCGACAACATCTTCCGCTTCACGCAGGCCGGTTCGGAAGTGTCGGCGTTGCTGGGCCGCATGCCGTCAGCCGTGGGTTATCAGCCGACGCTGGCGACGGAGATGGGCGAGCTGCAGGAACGCATCACGTCGACCAAGCATGGCGCCATCACGAGCGTGCAGGCCGTTTACGTGCCCGCCGACGACCCGACCGACCCCGCCCCGGCCAACGCGTTCGCCCACTTGGACGCGTTCATCTACCTGGAGCGTTCGATCGCGTCGAAGGGCATCTACCCCGCCGTCGACCCGCTGGCGTCCGCCAGCCGTGCGTTGTCGGCCGACATCGTGGGTGAGGACCATGCCCGCATCGCCCGCAAGGTGCAGACGATGCTGCAGCGCTACCGCGATCTGCAGGACATCATCGCCATTCTGGGCGTCGACGAACTGAGCGAAGAGGACAAGCTGATCGTCAGCCGCGCCCGCAAGCTGGAGCGCTTCTTCAGCCAGCCATTCATCGTCGCCGAGCAGTTCACCGGCAAGAAGGGCATCTACGTGAAGCTCGCCGACACCCTGCGCAGCTTCGAGGAGATCATCAGCGGCGCCGCCGACGATCTGCCGGAACAGGCCTTCCTGTACGTCGGCAGCATCGACGACGTGCGGTCCCGTGCCGCGGAGATGGCGAAGTAA
- a CDS encoding carbohydrate-binding protein, which translates to MTYRPTSNRARALVVVEGLESRQLLAGDLPVSLHVNAGGPVVADSVARTFAADVGFTGGTVGTQAATDAQGLPADVTYNSFRAGTSFSFSHALADGNYAMFLQFADAAVTASGNRFSVVAEGKQILTDFDPQADGVGVAAARAFDVTVAGGAVDLQFNCTVGHAVISGIVLVPTDIPVEAQPYSWAGFDDVGRQVQSANTLRNIGSLIFLHRNENRNNYPAMLSDLVDGSTYPAMFASMRTDTLLPRGELSTLEVQAWAAVRQDYIYIPGPRLDTPDRVAAYENPARVAGDISVLFSDGHVELLARADAAARIGFDLNVPPTGGAPFRTTLRPDPHYQQNVANLNQIGRSLLTFANQNRQTYPLTAGLLVHTGATAATFHDPRGETPAPPAGMTTDETRAYIDASTDYRFLAGGLSAGQSSNMVLAYEDPARFTDGIYSLFANGRSEFREHRWAMETLRRSALRYEGGVTTTRPLAEIAGVSKTMTAGETIRLAGAGVPVRVARAGSEVPIVAYSWDFDYDGATFTADASEQAIAFTPQAIAGKPERTIALQVTDAQGRSGIRSISVTVNDPPPPPPSPTVVLQAETATLSGGTARQSQHVGFTGDSYADFAGSGSAIQWAVDRTDGETTTLTFRYANGDTKNRPLTIVVNGVSVGSVACVPTGSWTAWKMVPIVANLTAGTNTIRAVAGAAAGANVDALTIAVGDTPPPPTETSVVNLQAETATLAGGTSIATLHAGHTGAGYADFGGNGSSARFSVTRSAAGAARLDVRYANGGSANRPLAVTVNGVVVGTITCAPTGAWTTWKTVSINTSLAAGGNAIVLTATTTAGGSNIDSLTIVAVDPATPLPASPVTIQAEMATLGGGTFKSSTNGGYNGTGYADFTGANSYVQFDVHRTAAGDATLAVRYANGSTVTRSVRVTVNNAVVGTLPLGPTGSWTHWATASLTTALREGNNIVRVTAINDGPNLDGLTIA; encoded by the coding sequence ATGACATATCGGCCGACGTCGAACCGCGCCCGCGCGCTTGTGGTGGTGGAAGGGCTGGAGTCGCGTCAACTGCTCGCGGGCGACCTGCCCGTGTCGCTGCACGTGAACGCCGGCGGACCGGTGGTCGCGGATTCCGTTGCCCGCACGTTCGCCGCCGATGTCGGGTTCACCGGTGGCACCGTCGGCACGCAGGCCGCCACCGATGCCCAGGGCTTGCCCGCCGATGTGACCTACAACAGCTTCCGCGCCGGCACGAGCTTCAGCTTTTCGCACGCGCTTGCCGACGGCAACTACGCGATGTTCCTCCAGTTCGCCGACGCGGCGGTCACCGCCAGTGGCAACCGGTTCTCGGTCGTCGCCGAAGGCAAGCAGATCCTGACCGACTTCGACCCACAGGCCGACGGCGTCGGCGTCGCGGCCGCGCGGGCGTTCGATGTGACGGTGGCGGGTGGCGCGGTCGACCTGCAGTTCAACTGCACGGTGGGCCACGCCGTCATCAGTGGCATCGTGCTGGTGCCAACGGACATCCCGGTGGAAGCGCAGCCGTATTCTTGGGCCGGGTTTGACGACGTGGGCCGCCAGGTGCAGTCGGCCAACACGTTGCGCAATATCGGCTCCCTCATCTTCCTCCATCGCAACGAGAACAGAAACAATTATCCTGCGATGCTGTCCGACTTGGTGGACGGGTCCACGTATCCGGCGATGTTCGCGAGCATGCGCACGGACACCCTACTGCCGCGGGGGGAACTGTCGACGCTTGAGGTGCAGGCATGGGCGGCGGTGCGTCAGGACTATATCTACATTCCGGGTCCTCGGCTCGACACCCCTGATCGCGTCGCCGCCTATGAGAACCCGGCTCGCGTCGCCGGTGACATCAGTGTGCTGTTCAGCGACGGGCACGTCGAACTTTTGGCCCGCGCTGACGCAGCGGCCCGGATTGGGTTCGACCTGAACGTGCCGCCCACCGGTGGTGCGCCCTTTCGCACTACACTGCGGCCCGATCCGCATTATCAGCAGAACGTCGCCAATCTGAACCAGATTGGCCGTTCGCTGCTGACGTTCGCCAACCAGAACCGTCAAACGTACCCGCTCACCGCTGGCCTGCTCGTCCATACCGGCGCGACCGCAGCGACGTTCCATGACCCTCGCGGCGAGACCCCGGCCCCACCGGCCGGCATGACGACGGACGAGACCCGCGCGTACATCGACGCCTCGACCGACTACCGTTTTCTCGCCGGCGGGCTGAGCGCGGGCCAAAGCAGCAACATGGTGTTGGCCTATGAAGATCCGGCTCGGTTCACCGACGGCATCTATAGCCTGTTCGCCAATGGTCGATCCGAGTTCCGCGAGCACCGGTGGGCAATGGAGACGCTGCGCCGTTCCGCGCTGCGCTACGAGGGCGGCGTCACCACAACCCGTCCACTGGCCGAGATCGCGGGCGTCAGCAAGACGATGACCGCCGGTGAAACCATTCGCCTTGCCGGCGCGGGCGTTCCCGTACGGGTGGCCCGGGCGGGCTCAGAGGTGCCGATCGTGGCCTACTCCTGGGACTTCGATTACGACGGTGCCACCTTTACGGCCGACGCGTCCGAGCAGGCCATCGCGTTCACGCCGCAGGCGATTGCGGGCAAGCCGGAACGAACCATTGCACTGCAAGTCACCGATGCGCAGGGCCGCAGTGGGATCCGGTCGATCAGCGTGACGGTCAACGATCCACCGCCCCCACCCCCGTCGCCGACCGTGGTTTTACAGGCTGAGACGGCCACGTTGTCCGGTGGCACGGCTCGGCAGAGTCAGCACGTCGGCTTCACCGGCGACAGTTATGCCGACTTCGCAGGCAGCGGGTCGGCCATCCAGTGGGCGGTGGATCGCACCGATGGTGAGACAACCACGCTCACCTTCCGTTACGCCAATGGCGACACGAAGAATCGGCCGCTCACGATTGTCGTGAACGGGGTGAGCGTAGGGTCGGTCGCTTGCGTGCCGACAGGGTCGTGGACGGCTTGGAAGATGGTGCCGATTGTCGCCAACCTTACCGCCGGCACCAATACGATTCGCGCCGTCGCGGGCGCCGCGGCGGGCGCCAACGTGGACGCGCTGACGATCGCGGTCGGCGACACGCCTCCGCCACCCACGGAGACGTCAGTCGTAAACCTTCAGGCCGAGACGGCAACATTGGCCGGCGGCACGAGCATCGCGACCCTTCACGCCGGCCATACCGGCGCCGGGTATGCAGACTTTGGCGGCAATGGCTCGTCGGCCCGGTTCTCGGTCACGCGCTCGGCCGCGGGAGCGGCACGTCTTGACGTACGCTACGCCAATGGTGGCTCGGCCAACCGGCCGCTGGCGGTGACGGTGAACGGCGTCGTGGTCGGCACCATCACCTGCGCGCCTACCGGGGCATGGACAACGTGGAAGACCGTGTCCATCAACACCTCACTTGCCGCGGGTGGGAACGCGATCGTGCTTACCGCTACGACCACCGCCGGTGGCAGCAACATCGACTCGCTGACGATCGTTGCGGTTGACCCGGCCACCCCGCTGCCAGCATCGCCTGTGACGATTCAGGCCGAGATGGCCACACTTGGTGGGGGCACGTTCAAGTCCAGTACCAACGGTGGTTACAACGGCACCGGCTACGCCGACTTCACCGGGGCCAACTCGTACGTGCAGTTCGACGTCCACCGTACGGCCGCCGGCGACGCGACGCTCGCGGTGCGGTACGCGAATGGCTCGACAGTGACGCGGTCGGTTCGGGTTACGGTGAACAACGCGGTAGTCGGCACGCTCCCCCTTGGCCCCACCGGGTCGTGGACCCACTGGGCCACGGCCTCGCTGACGACGGCTTTGCGAGAGGGAAACAACATCGTGCGCGTCACGGCCATCAATGACGGACCCAACCTCGATGGATTGACCATCGCTTGA